From Bradyrhizobium sp. NDS-1, the proteins below share one genomic window:
- a CDS encoding S26 family signal peptidase, whose product MGRLRIILAICGSTTLALWPVTDTSPSYIWNASESVPIGLYRLQGTARLHITELVAVRPPEPLASFLDFNGYLPSGLPMLKRVLALPGQTVCRTGLTIVVDGIEMGQARERDRRGRPLPAWQGCRVVAEDEVFLMNWQSAVSFDGRYFGPLPRSAVIGQAVPVWSRED is encoded by the coding sequence ATGGGACGGCTAAGGATCATCCTTGCGATATGTGGGTCAACAACGCTCGCGCTTTGGCCGGTCACCGACACCTCACCATCGTACATCTGGAACGCTTCCGAAAGTGTGCCGATCGGCCTCTACCGTTTGCAAGGGACCGCACGATTGCACATCACTGAGCTCGTGGCCGTTCGGCCACCAGAGCCGCTTGCGAGCTTCCTCGACTTCAACGGCTATTTGCCGAGCGGTCTTCCGATGCTCAAGCGCGTGCTGGCGTTGCCCGGACAAACCGTCTGCAGAACGGGACTCACAATCGTCGTCGACGGCATCGAAATGGGTCAGGCACGCGAGCGCGACCGCCGTGGCAGGCCGTTGCCGGCCTGGCAGGGCTGCCGGGTCGTCGCTGAGGACGAGGTCTTTCTCATGAACTGGCAGTCGGCGGTGTCCTTTGACGGCAGATATTTCGGACCACTCCCGAGATCGGCCGTCATAGGGCAAGCGGTACCGGTGTGGAGCAGGGAGGACTGA
- a CDS encoding relaxase/mobilization nuclease domain-containing protein: MTGNDDFRIRPGRIRSTRAPRTKPFLAQALKAAQKAGGLSRGSRSRGSKFGRGRAASLAATRLLNNRARSAMVKARVVRRMRSPGALRAHIGYLQRDGVARDGTPGKLFDAAGDDADGRAFAERCEGDRHHFRFIVSPDDAGELANLRSFTRELMDQASRDLGTGLDWVAVDHWNTEHPHIHILVRGRADDGEDLVISRDYIATGLRARAGDLVTRELGPRSELEIRQVLEAEVTAERWTRLDRALAREAGAADGVIDLRPDRDAGGDPLREIRIGRLRTLERLGLAEPAGPARWVLPGDVEPHLRNLGERGDIIKRLHKSLAKDGAPRAPSSWALEAERHGEPIVGRLLARGHDDELKGTAFAIVDGVDGRVHHLKLSEIEAAGDGPIGGIVELRRFEDARGRTRIALAVRSELAINQQVAAEGATWLDRQLVARQSADFSRAGFGAEVRHALDRRIDVLAGQGLARRAGDKVTLGRNLIETLRRRELEGVGRRLASETGLTHLPAEAGESVSGIYRRRLSLASGRFAMIDNGLGFQLVPWVPKLEHELGRQVNGIAGPGGVDWSFGRKRGLSI; encoded by the coding sequence GTGACTGGTAACGACGATTTCCGCATCCGCCCAGGCCGCATCCGTTCGACGCGCGCGCCTCGGACGAAGCCGTTCTTGGCGCAGGCGCTCAAGGCTGCTCAGAAGGCCGGCGGTCTGTCGCGGGGTAGCCGCAGCCGTGGCAGCAAGTTTGGGCGCGGTCGCGCGGCGAGCCTTGCCGCGACGCGGCTCCTCAACAACCGTGCGCGATCCGCCATGGTCAAGGCGCGGGTCGTGCGCCGGATGCGTTCGCCGGGCGCGCTGCGCGCGCATATCGGTTATCTCCAGCGCGACGGGGTCGCCCGCGATGGGACACCGGGCAAGCTCTTTGACGCAGCGGGCGATGACGCCGATGGCCGCGCGTTCGCCGAGCGCTGCGAGGGCGACCGGCATCACTTCCGGTTCATCGTCTCGCCCGACGATGCGGGCGAGCTCGCGAATTTGCGCAGCTTCACGCGTGAGCTCATGGATCAGGCCTCTCGCGACCTCGGTACTGGCCTTGATTGGGTTGCGGTCGATCATTGGAACACCGAGCATCCGCACATCCATATTCTCGTGCGCGGCCGGGCCGATGATGGAGAAGACCTCGTGATCAGCCGCGACTATATCGCAACCGGCTTGCGCGCCCGCGCTGGCGATCTCGTCACGCGCGAGCTTGGCCCGCGATCGGAGCTCGAGATCCGCCAAGTCCTTGAAGCGGAGGTGACGGCCGAACGCTGGACCAGGCTTGACCGGGCGCTGGCTCGGGAAGCTGGCGCGGCGGACGGAGTGATTGATTTAAGGCCAGACCGGGATGCCGGGGGCGACCCGTTACGGGAGATTCGGATCGGGCGGTTGCGGACACTTGAGCGGCTCGGCTTGGCGGAGCCTGCGGGGCCTGCACGCTGGGTACTCCCCGGGGACGTGGAACCGCATTTGCGTAACCTGGGCGAGCGCGGCGATATCATCAAGCGGCTTCACAAGAGCCTTGCGAAAGACGGCGCCCCGCGCGCACCATCATCCTGGGCGCTTGAAGCCGAACGCCACGGCGAGCCGATTGTCGGCCGTCTCCTCGCACGCGGCCACGATGACGAGCTGAAGGGCACAGCGTTTGCCATCGTCGACGGTGTCGACGGTCGCGTGCATCACCTGAAGCTTTCGGAGATCGAGGCGGCCGGCGATGGGCCGATCGGTGGGATTGTGGAGCTCCGGCGGTTCGAGGACGCGCGTGGCCGAACACGGATCGCGCTCGCGGTACGCTCCGAACTCGCCATTAACCAGCAGGTCGCAGCGGAAGGCGCGACGTGGCTCGACCGGCAGCTTGTGGCGCGGCAATCTGCCGATTTCTCGCGCGCTGGTTTTGGTGCCGAGGTGCGGCATGCGCTTGATCGGCGCATCGACGTGTTGGCAGGACAGGGGCTAGCACGCCGGGCGGGAGACAAGGTGACGCTCGGCCGCAACTTGATCGAGACACTCCGCCGCCGTGAACTCGAGGGGGTAGGCCGGCGTTTGGCCTCCGAGACGGGGCTAACGCACTTGCCTGCGGAGGCTGGCGAATCTGTTTCGGGAATCTATCGCCGGAGGTTATCGCTTGCGTCGGGCCGCTTTGCCATGATCGACAACGGCCTCGGCTTTCAGCTCGTGCCCTGGGTACCCAAGCTAGAGCACGAACTAGGTCGCCAGGTGAACGGTATTGCTGGTCCCGGAGGGG
- a CDS encoding lytic transglycosylase domain-containing protein, with the protein MAAFLQWLALSLVGRSHRHFSIPAELSAIGARRGRLAPSQCRPGRALSLAAVRTLLSRAAAGFLGILLTFGAPSACRAEVGSRAQAARSSNLLPGLAHAAFVTEASHRFAVPERWIRAVMQAESAGNAHSISPRGALGLMQIMPATWVELSVRYDLGIDPFDPHDNIMAGAAYLREMLDRFGSAGFLAAYNAGPKRYEDHLATGRALPDETQIYIAKLAPLIGIERRNSDGLSARRFAAWQQAPLVVVRSKSLSADTNSASGVRTMNSSKAAPRAGATALVPRATGLFVRRSDEVQAR; encoded by the coding sequence ATGGCGGCATTCCTCCAATGGCTTGCGCTCTCTCTAGTCGGCCGATCGCACCGTCATTTCTCCATTCCGGCCGAATTGTCAGCAATCGGCGCGCGTCGCGGCCGTCTCGCGCCGTCTCAGTGCCGGCCGGGAAGAGCTCTGTCCTTGGCGGCTGTCCGCACATTGCTATCTCGAGCCGCTGCAGGTTTTTTGGGAATTCTGCTGACGTTCGGAGCGCCATCGGCCTGCAGAGCGGAGGTTGGATCGCGCGCACAAGCTGCGCGCTCCTCAAACCTGCTTCCGGGCCTTGCACACGCCGCGTTCGTGACCGAAGCCTCGCATCGGTTCGCGGTCCCGGAGCGTTGGATCCGTGCTGTCATGCAGGCTGAAAGCGCCGGTAATGCGCACTCCATATCACCTCGCGGAGCGCTCGGGTTGATGCAAATTATGCCCGCGACCTGGGTCGAGCTTAGCGTTCGTTACGATCTCGGTATCGATCCGTTTGATCCTCACGACAATATTATGGCTGGGGCAGCATACCTTCGCGAGATGCTCGATCGTTTCGGATCGGCAGGGTTTCTCGCAGCCTACAATGCTGGACCAAAACGGTACGAGGATCACCTGGCCACCGGTCGAGCGCTTCCGGATGAAACACAGATCTACATCGCTAAACTCGCACCATTGATCGGTATTGAGCGGCGCAACAGCGATGGTTTGTCTGCCAGACGCTTCGCCGCGTGGCAGCAGGCTCCACTTGTTGTTGTGCGGTCCAAGAGCTTATCGGCTGACACCAACTCGGCATCCGGTGTCCGCACAATGAATTCGTCGAAAGCAGCGCCTAGGGCGGGTGCAACTGCACTCGTCCCTCGCGCGACGGGCCTGTTTGTGCGGCGATCAGACGAGGTGCAGGCCCGATGA